One genomic region from Streptomyces sp. NBC_00582 encodes:
- a CDS encoding DsbA family oxidoreductase: MKIEIWAEVTCPWCGLGSHRLDRAVERFEHGDEVEVVHHSFPLSSSFPVDETFSVRDALLRRHGMGGSQAEASTRRIEALAAAEGLTPYRVLDNLVANTDLAHEFLAHASAEGKNREAWDAIFRAYFGQARPVFSMDDLLDLGQEIALDREGTRRALTEHRYQRQVRDDAARAQRLGATGAPFIVVDGRYGIPGAQDSDGLLDVLRTAWDASHPLTLATGGDAAVCGPDGCAVPARS, encoded by the coding sequence ATGAAGATCGAGATCTGGGCCGAGGTCACCTGCCCCTGGTGCGGACTGGGCAGCCACCGTCTGGACCGGGCTGTGGAGCGGTTCGAGCACGGCGACGAGGTGGAGGTCGTCCACCACTCGTTCCCGCTGAGCAGCTCCTTCCCCGTGGATGAGACGTTCAGCGTCCGTGACGCGCTGCTGCGCCGGCACGGCATGGGCGGCTCCCAGGCCGAGGCGTCCACGCGTCGGATCGAGGCGCTGGCCGCAGCCGAGGGACTCACCCCCTACAGGGTGCTGGACAACCTGGTCGCCAACACCGACCTTGCGCACGAGTTCCTTGCCCACGCCTCCGCCGAGGGCAAGAACCGCGAAGCCTGGGACGCGATCTTCCGCGCCTACTTCGGCCAGGCCCGCCCCGTCTTCAGCATGGACGACCTGCTCGACCTGGGCCAGGAGATCGCTCTGGACCGCGAGGGCACCCGCCGGGCGCTCACCGAGCACCGCTACCAGCGGCAGGTCCGCGACGATGCCGCCCGCGCCCAGCGCCTGGGCGCCACCGGCGCGCCCTTCATCGTCGTCGACGGCAGGTACGGCATCCCCGGCGCGCAGGACAGCGACGGCCTCCTCGACGTGCTGCGCACGGCCTGGGACGCATCCCACCCGCTCACCCTGGCGACCGGCGGCGACGCTGCGGTCTGCGGCCCCGACGGCTGCGCCGTACCGGCCCGCAGCTGA
- a CDS encoding MarR family winged helix-turn-helix transcriptional regulator — MNERLLNDDDVTLFGLFVEAYSRIKPLVNRDLDIPHTWFEVLLRLGRTPGHQLRMTDLAEAVSFSSGGFTRLADRMEKEGLIRRDPDPADRRAALAVLTDKGGQALDHALTAHVSHLRNHVAGPLSAEDRRHLERILRTLRDANA, encoded by the coding sequence GTGAACGAGCGACTGCTGAACGACGACGACGTGACACTCTTCGGTCTCTTCGTGGAGGCCTACAGCCGTATCAAGCCCCTGGTGAATCGCGATCTCGATATACCGCACACCTGGTTCGAAGTGCTGCTGCGACTGGGCCGCACCCCAGGCCACCAGCTCCGCATGACGGACCTGGCAGAGGCCGTGTCCTTCAGCTCGGGCGGCTTCACCCGGCTCGCCGACCGCATGGAAAAGGAAGGACTCATCCGCCGAGACCCCGATCCTGCCGACCGACGAGCCGCACTCGCCGTACTGACCGACAAGGGCGGTCAGGCGCTCGATCACGCACTGACCGCCCACGTCTCCCACCTGCGCAACCATGTCGCCGGACCACTCTCAGCCGAGGATCGCCGCCACCTTGAGCGCATCCTGCGCACGCTCCGCGACGCGAACGCGTAA
- a CDS encoding spore-associated protein: protein MRLTHSILGAATVAALSLGATTALAAPASAAPNTTPQKVCGSGYKTVNSAPVGSLGTVYLAYNAANGNNCVVTIRNNPGAAVDMSAWIYVPDTNEGDDDYGHYGSYAGPAYVIGRGHCVDWGGGIANTYVQVTGSNCGSLAEHRTTYTR, encoded by the coding sequence ATGCGTCTGACTCACTCCATACTGGGCGCCGCCACAGTGGCCGCTCTGTCGCTGGGCGCCACCACCGCCCTGGCGGCACCCGCCTCCGCCGCACCCAACACCACACCGCAGAAGGTCTGCGGAAGCGGCTACAAGACCGTGAACTCCGCTCCCGTCGGCTCGCTGGGCACGGTCTACCTCGCCTACAACGCCGCCAACGGCAACAACTGCGTCGTCACCATCCGCAACAACCCCGGCGCGGCCGTGGACATGTCCGCCTGGATCTACGTCCCCGACACCAACGAAGGTGACGACGACTACGGGCACTACGGTTCCTACGCGGGACCCGCCTACGTCATCGGCCGGGGCCACTGCGTCGACTGGGGCGGCGGCATCGCCAACACCTATGTGCAGGTGACCGGCTCCAACTGCGGCTCCCTCGCGGAACACCGGACC
- a CDS encoding MBL fold metallo-hydrolase: protein MSTLSFKVLDLDFPAGSKNKTATLVTGESEALLVDAAFTRADGHRLVAEILDSGRTLTTVFVSHGDPDFYFGAEVIADAFPEAKFLATPLVIEHIAHSYEGKLKAWAALGPNLPTRLVDLEPLAGDLTLEGHTFQLMGGPAGLPDRHYLWQAEHRALLGGVLLFQQEHVWVADTPTPGDRAAWIDLLDEMAALDPELVVPGHRLPGTAADGSAITATRDYLIAFEEELGKAADGAALNDTLVKRFPDNGMLIAAQIGAKVAKGEMKWG, encoded by the coding sequence ATGAGCACTCTCTCCTTCAAGGTCCTCGATCTCGACTTCCCGGCCGGCAGCAAGAACAAGACCGCCACCCTCGTCACCGGCGAGAGTGAGGCACTGCTGGTGGACGCCGCCTTCACCCGCGCCGACGGCCACCGCCTGGTGGCCGAGATCCTCGACTCCGGCAGGACGCTGACCACCGTCTTCGTCTCCCACGGCGACCCCGACTTCTACTTCGGCGCCGAGGTGATCGCCGACGCGTTCCCCGAGGCGAAGTTCCTCGCCACTCCACTCGTCATCGAGCACATCGCGCACTCCTACGAGGGCAAGCTCAAGGCCTGGGCCGCGCTCGGTCCGAACCTGCCCACCCGCCTGGTCGACCTGGAGCCGCTGGCCGGCGACCTCACCCTGGAGGGCCACACCTTCCAGCTCATGGGAGGCCCGGCCGGACTGCCCGACCGCCACTACCTCTGGCAGGCCGAGCACCGCGCCCTGCTCGGCGGTGTCCTGCTCTTCCAGCAGGAGCACGTCTGGGTCGCCGACACCCCCACCCCCGGCGACCGCGCCGCCTGGATCGACCTGCTCGACGAGATGGCCGCCCTCGACCCGGAACTGGTCGTCCCCGGCCACCGCCTCCCCGGCACCGCGGCCGACGGCTCCGCCATCACCGCCACCCGTGACTACCTGATCGCCTTCGAGGAGGAGCTCGGCAAGGCCGCCGACGGTGCCGCGCTGAACGACACCCTCGTCAAGCGTTTCCCGGACAACGGCATGCTGATCGCCGCCCAGATCGGTGCGAAGGTCGCCAAGGGCGAGATGAAGTGGGGCTGA
- a CDS encoding FMN-dependent NADH-azoreductase, whose amino-acid sequence MSYLLHIDASSLGEASVSRQVAQSFRDEWNGPVVHRDLAVSPAPHLSAAGITARTTDPAARTPEQAKAAAVQDELIEEFLGADAYLFTVPMYNLTMPSVFKAWLDQIMVAGRTLSFDGPPPTLGRPGVLISARGGGYGPGAPKHGMDHLVPTLETVLGHPANLGLGLTTVLPELTMAPHVPMMAPLLPMHEASLTKAHDEARRLGSVLTGRQAA is encoded by the coding sequence ATGTCCTACCTGCTGCACATCGACGCCTCCTCGCTCGGCGAGGCGTCCGTCTCCCGTCAGGTCGCCCAGTCCTTCCGTGACGAGTGGAACGGCCCGGTCGTCCACCGCGACCTGGCCGTCTCCCCCGCCCCGCACCTCAGCGCGGCGGGCATCACCGCCCGCACCACCGACCCCGCCGCCCGCACCCCCGAGCAGGCGAAGGCCGCGGCGGTCCAGGACGAGCTGATCGAGGAGTTCCTCGGCGCCGACGCCTACCTGTTCACCGTGCCGATGTACAACCTCACGATGCCGTCCGTGTTCAAGGCGTGGCTGGACCAGATCATGGTCGCCGGGCGCACCCTGAGCTTCGACGGCCCCCCTCCCACCCTCGGCCGCCCCGGCGTGCTGATCTCCGCACGCGGCGGCGGCTACGGCCCCGGCGCCCCCAAGCACGGCATGGACCACCTGGTGCCCACGCTGGAAACCGTCCTGGGCCACCCGGCCAACCTCGGCCTCGGCCTGACGACAGTCCTGCCCGAACTGACCATGGCCCCGCACGTGCCGATGATGGCCCCGCTGCTGCCGATGCACGAGGCGTCCCTGACCAAGGCGCACGACGAGGCCCGCCGCCTGGGCTCTGTCCTGACCGGCCGACAGGCCGCCTGA
- a CDS encoding winged helix-turn-helix transcriptional regulator yields the protein MEVTGSSGGAAAAGPCARIPTEHMEFIRQVLDRVGDKWSLLLIAVVEAGPLRYTDLQRQVPGISQRMLTLTLRQLQEDGLITRTAYAEVPPRVEYTLTPLGRGLHEIVTSLIGWAADHHDEIREHRAGAAAPAARS from the coding sequence ATGGAGGTCACCGGCAGTTCGGGCGGCGCGGCGGCGGCGGGGCCCTGCGCCCGCATCCCCACCGAGCACATGGAGTTCATCCGGCAGGTCCTCGACCGCGTCGGCGACAAGTGGAGCCTGCTGCTCATCGCGGTGGTGGAGGCCGGCCCGCTGCGCTACACCGACCTGCAGCGCCAGGTCCCCGGAATCTCCCAGCGGATGCTCACCCTCACGCTCCGCCAGCTCCAGGAGGACGGTCTGATCACCCGCACCGCATACGCGGAGGTTCCACCGCGCGTCGAGTACACCCTCACCCCATTGGGGCGCGGCCTCCACGAGATCGTGACCTCCCTGATCGGCTGGGCCGCCGACCACCATGACGAGATCCGTGAGCACCGGGCCGGCGCTGCGGCACCAGCAGCCCGGTCCTGA
- a CDS encoding dioxygenase family protein, with protein MFDDLQKTFGDVALRQGITFEELGQAITYVQKLVASGEFPLATTMLLINRTMEVSHGRAYAHPEKDGASTWMATGPAYVPGAPEIDNPGVLPMAPDEPGDTLFVSGVVRSTSGKPPPGAVIDLWQTTADGRYAGLTPEQAGLLEGLDVVDFDLPKYHLRGNIVAYAEGRYEYRTVLPGVESAAVPGSLLDDLLHMLGRDNSRARHIHAHVTREDHHMLTHQIHFDGDPLVDTVSEGAIARELIHETELHENVAAWEARGLTGPHRTLWKR; from the coding sequence GTGTTCGACGATCTCCAGAAGACGTTCGGGGACGTGGCGCTCAGGCAGGGCATCACGTTCGAGGAGCTGGGCCAGGCCATCACCTACGTACAGAAGCTGGTCGCGTCAGGGGAGTTCCCGCTGGCGACGACCATGCTCCTTATCAACCGCACGATGGAGGTCAGTCACGGCAGGGCCTACGCCCACCCGGAGAAGGACGGCGCCTCCACCTGGATGGCGACCGGGCCCGCCTACGTGCCCGGGGCACCGGAGATCGACAACCCCGGCGTGCTGCCGATGGCGCCCGACGAGCCCGGCGACACCCTGTTCGTCTCCGGCGTCGTACGCTCCACCTCGGGCAAGCCGCCGCCCGGCGCGGTGATCGATCTTTGGCAGACCACCGCCGACGGTCGGTATGCGGGTCTGACGCCCGAGCAGGCGGGACTCCTGGAGGGCCTCGACGTCGTCGATTTCGACCTGCCGAAATACCACCTGCGCGGCAACATCGTCGCGTATGCCGAGGGCCGCTACGAATACCGGACCGTCCTGCCGGGGGTGGAGTCCGCGGCGGTGCCGGGCAGCCTGCTCGACGACCTCCTGCACATGCTGGGACGGGACAACTCGCGCGCGAGGCACATCCACGCCCACGTCACCCGTGAAGACCATCACATGCTGACGCACCAGATCCACTTCGACGGCGATCCGCTCGTCGACACGGTCAGCGAGGGTGCGATCGCGCGGGAGTTGATCCACGAGACCGAGCTCCACGAGAACGTCGCCGCGTGGGAAGCACGCGGTCTGACCGGCCCGCACCGGACCCTCTGGAAACGGTGA
- a CDS encoding NAD(P)-dependent oxidoreductase, translating to MSNLLVLGGSGRTGIHVLEHAARRGHRVRALVRNPDTVQAPAGVELIQGTPASIDDLRKAAEGTQGVISALNNSRASDNPWAKPVSPPMFMTDATRHTLTVMGEQGIRRIVLTSTQGAGDDWARLNPLVKAVINRSNLKAGFEDHTGVDQLVRASSGIDWTLARAVTLTGKPLSGPVRAAEAGTEKPGARINRADLAQFLVQTIEDDTWIRRAPLVWNTRG from the coding sequence ATGAGTAACCTCCTAGTCCTCGGCGGCAGCGGCCGCACCGGCATCCACGTCCTGGAGCACGCCGCCCGGCGCGGCCACCGCGTCCGCGCCCTCGTCCGCAACCCCGACACGGTGCAGGCACCGGCCGGCGTCGAGCTGATCCAGGGCACGCCCGCCAGCATCGACGACCTCCGCAAGGCCGCCGAAGGCACCCAGGGGGTGATCAGTGCGCTGAACAACTCCCGCGCCTCCGACAACCCGTGGGCCAAGCCGGTCAGCCCGCCGATGTTCATGACCGACGCCACCCGCCACACGCTCACCGTCATGGGCGAACAGGGCATCCGCCGCATCGTGCTGACGTCCACGCAGGGCGCCGGCGACGACTGGGCCCGGCTCAACCCGCTGGTCAAGGCGGTCATCAACCGGTCGAACCTCAAGGCAGGCTTCGAGGACCACACCGGCGTCGACCAGCTCGTCCGCGCCTCGTCCGGCATCGACTGGACCCTGGCCCGCGCCGTCACCCTCACCGGCAAGCCCCTCAGTGGTCCCGTACGGGCAGCCGAGGCCGGCACCGAAAAGCCCGGCGCACGGATCAACCGCGCCGACCTCGCCCAGTTCCTTGTCCAGACGATCGAGGACGACACCTGGATCCGCAGAGCCCCCCTCGTCTGGAACACACGAGGATGA
- a CDS encoding nuclear transport factor 2 family protein, whose amino-acid sequence MTEFATSTAPADVVRRQYLASAAGDLEALRATLAPDVEWTEMAGFPLAGTYRTPDGVTSNVMAQLGKEWDGWTARDDTYVVDGENVVVLARYTAVNKATSKPIDVRVAHHFVVRGGLIVRFEQFVDTALVRDAMTD is encoded by the coding sequence ATGACCGAGTTCGCCACCTCCACCGCCCCGGCCGACGTCGTCCGCCGCCAGTACCTGGCCTCCGCGGCCGGTGATCTGGAGGCCCTGCGCGCCACCCTGGCCCCCGATGTGGAGTGGACGGAGATGGCCGGCTTCCCGCTGGCCGGCACCTACCGCACCCCCGACGGCGTCACCTCGAACGTCATGGCGCAGCTCGGCAAGGAGTGGGACGGCTGGACCGCACGCGACGACACCTACGTCGTCGACGGCGAGAACGTCGTCGTCCTCGCCCGCTACACCGCCGTCAACAAGGCCACGAGCAAGCCGATCGACGTCCGCGTCGCCCACCACTTCGTCGTACGCGGCGGACTCATCGTCCGCTTCGAACAGTTCGTCGACACGGCGCTCGTCCGCGACGCCATGACCGACTGA